A section of the Streptomyces sp. CG1 genome encodes:
- the cyc2 gene encoding germacradienol/geosmin synthase Cyc2, producing the protein MTQPFELPHFYMPYPARLNPHLDEARAHSTEWAREMGMLEGSGIWEQADLEAHDYGLLCSYTHPDCDGTALSLITDWYVWVFFFDDHFLDMFKRTQDRAAGKAHLDRLPLFMPLDPATPVPEPENPVEAGLKDLWARTVPSMSVDWRRRFSVATEHLLNESMWELSNMNEGRIANPVEYIEMRRKVGGAPWSAGLVEYATAEVPAAVAGTRPLRVLMETFSDAVHLRNDLFSYQREVEDEGENSNGVLVLETFFGCTTQEAAETVNDILTSRLHQFEHTALTEVPAVALEKGLTPEQTAAVAAYTKGLQDWQSGGHEWHMRSSRYMNKGARSEAPWQLLTGPGTSAADVGALLATAARERLRAYSHVPYQKVGPSILPEFHMPYELGLSPHLDSARRNLLAWSHRMGILEEGIWDEDKLAAYDLALCSAGLDPDATPEALDLSAQWLAWGTYADDYYPLVYGHRRDLAGARLSTARLSACMPVEGAPSVVPADAMERGLIDLWVRTAAGMTAGQRQTLKDSVDVMTESWVWELSNQLQNRIPDPVDYLEMRRATFGSDLTLSLCRMGHGPAIPPEVYRSGPVRALENAAMDYGCLINDVFSYQKEIEYEGEIHNAVLVVQNFFGVDYPAALGVVHDLMTQRMQQFEHVIAHELPVLYDDFGLSEEGRAAMDSYVLDLQNWLAGVLNWHRGIDRYRAEWLGRRSHGFVPDRAPAVPALSLG; encoded by the coding sequence ATGACGCAGCCGTTCGAACTCCCGCACTTCTACATGCCGTATCCCGCGCGGCTCAACCCGCACCTCGACGAGGCCCGTGCCCACTCCACCGAGTGGGCGCGCGAGATGGGCATGCTGGAAGGCTCCGGGATCTGGGAGCAGGCCGACCTGGAGGCGCACGACTACGGGCTCCTGTGCTCCTACACCCACCCCGACTGCGACGGAACCGCTCTCTCGCTGATCACCGACTGGTACGTGTGGGTGTTCTTCTTCGACGACCACTTCCTCGACATGTTCAAGCGCACCCAGGACCGCGCCGCCGGGAAGGCTCACCTGGACCGCCTGCCGCTGTTCATGCCGCTCGACCCGGCCACCCCCGTGCCCGAGCCGGAGAACCCCGTCGAGGCGGGCCTGAAGGACCTGTGGGCGCGCACCGTCCCGTCGATGTCCGTGGACTGGCGCCGCCGCTTCTCCGTGGCCACCGAGCATCTGCTCAACGAGTCGATGTGGGAACTGTCGAACATGAACGAGGGGCGGATCGCCAACCCCGTCGAGTACATCGAGATGCGCCGCAAGGTGGGCGGCGCCCCCTGGTCGGCCGGACTCGTGGAGTACGCGACCGCCGAGGTGCCTGCCGCCGTCGCCGGGACCCGGCCGCTGCGGGTCCTCATGGAGACCTTCTCCGACGCCGTCCACCTGCGCAACGACCTGTTCTCCTACCAGCGTGAGGTCGAGGACGAGGGCGAGAACAGCAACGGCGTCCTCGTCCTGGAGACGTTCTTCGGCTGTACGACCCAGGAGGCCGCCGAGACCGTCAACGACATCCTCACCTCACGCCTGCACCAGTTCGAGCACACCGCGCTCACCGAAGTCCCCGCCGTGGCCCTGGAGAAAGGTCTCACTCCGGAGCAGACCGCCGCGGTGGCCGCCTACACCAAGGGACTGCAGGACTGGCAGTCCGGCGGCCACGAATGGCACATGCGCTCCAGCCGCTACATGAACAAGGGCGCGCGCTCCGAGGCGCCCTGGCAGCTCCTGACCGGCCCCGGCACCTCGGCCGCCGACGTCGGCGCGCTGCTCGCCACCGCCGCACGGGAGCGCCTGCGCGCCTACAGCCACGTGCCCTACCAGAAGGTCGGCCCCTCGATCCTGCCCGAGTTCCACATGCCGTACGAACTGGGCCTGAGCCCCCATCTGGACAGCGCCCGGCGCAACCTCCTGGCCTGGTCGCACCGCATGGGCATCCTCGAGGAGGGCATCTGGGACGAGGACAAGCTCGCCGCCTACGACCTCGCGCTGTGCTCCGCCGGACTGGACCCGGACGCCACGCCCGAGGCCCTCGATCTCAGCGCCCAGTGGCTCGCCTGGGGGACGTACGCCGACGACTACTACCCGCTGGTCTACGGCCACCGCCGGGACCTGGCCGGCGCGCGGCTGAGCACCGCCCGGCTGTCGGCGTGCATGCCGGTCGAGGGTGCGCCGTCCGTCGTGCCCGCCGACGCCATGGAACGCGGACTGATCGACCTGTGGGTGCGCACGGCCGCCGGGATGACCGCCGGGCAGCGGCAGACCCTCAAGGACTCCGTGGACGTGATGACCGAAAGCTGGGTGTGGGAGCTGTCCAACCAGCTGCAGAACCGCATCCCCGACCCGGTCGACTACCTGGAGATGCGGCGCGCCACCTTCGGCTCCGACCTCACGCTGAGCCTGTGCCGGATGGGGCACGGCCCCGCGATCCCGCCGGAGGTGTACCGCAGCGGCCCGGTCAGGGCCCTGGAGAACGCCGCGATGGACTACGGCTGCCTCATCAACGACGTCTTCTCGTACCAGAAGGAGATCGAGTACGAGGGCGAGATCCACAACGCCGTCCTCGTCGTGCAGAACTTCTTCGGCGTGGACTACCCGGCCGCGCTCGGTGTCGTACACGACCTGATGACCCAGCGCATGCAGCAGTTCGAGCACGTCATCGCACACGAACTGCCCGTGCTGTACGACGACTTCGGGCTGTCGGAGGAAGGACGGGCGGCCATGGACAGCTATGTACTCGACCTGCAGAACTGGCTCGCAGGAGTCCTGAACTGGCACCGCGGGATCGACCGTTACCGGGCCGAGTGGCTCGGCCGCCGCTCACACGGCTTCGTGCCCGACCGCGCGCCCGCCGTACCGGCCCTGTCGCTCGGCTGA
- the phsA gene encoding O-aminophenol oxidase PhsA: MTETIGRLTEETTETGEQGQAVDELAPYVAPLTVPPVLRPAVDDVLRETGIAVRPTWVRLHPQLPPTLMWGYDGQVPGPTIEVRRGQRVRIAWTNRIPKDAEYPVTSVEVPARAPGTPPASTEPGREGVEPDKDVAALPAWTVTHLHGARTGGGNDGWADNAVGHGDAQLSEYPNDHQAVQWWYHDHAMNITRWNVMTGLYGTYLLRDDEEDALHLPSGKREIPLLLADRNLDTDEDGRLNGRLLHKTVIVQQSNPETGKPVSVPFTGPYTTVNGRIWPYAEVDAAWYRFRLVNASNARIFQLVLIDEDGSPVPGAVHQIGSDGGLLPRPVPVDFDGDLPTLTAAPAERFDLLVDFRALAGRTLRLVNKGPHQPAGVPDPAGDVRYPAVLEFRVGERCEEDTFELPEVLSGSFRRLTHDLPHGHRMVLLTPPATKGAGGHPEIWELTEVEDPSGLQLPADGIVQVTGPDGTTKTYRRTSRAFNDGLGFTIAEGGYEQWSFLNLAPIVHPMHIHLADFQLLGRDAYDVSGFDPAVGGTRTPLQYDAGRTIPLAPNERGSKDVFRVPGSQMLRVMGRFDGAYGRFMYHCHLLEHEDMGMMRPFVVMPAEAMKFDHGAGHAGHGGHGEGHMG, encoded by the coding sequence TTGACCGAGACCATCGGCAGGCTCACCGAAGAGACCACGGAGACGGGGGAGCAGGGGCAGGCGGTGGACGAACTGGCGCCGTACGTGGCGCCGTTGACCGTCCCGCCCGTCCTGCGTCCCGCTGTGGACGACGTCCTGCGCGAAACCGGGATCGCCGTGCGTCCGACCTGGGTGCGCCTCCATCCGCAGCTGCCGCCGACCCTGATGTGGGGGTACGACGGCCAGGTGCCCGGCCCGACCATAGAGGTGCGGCGCGGACAGCGCGTCCGCATCGCCTGGACCAACCGCATACCGAAGGACGCCGAGTACCCGGTCACCTCCGTCGAGGTGCCCGCCCGCGCGCCCGGCACCCCGCCCGCCTCGACCGAGCCGGGCCGCGAGGGCGTCGAGCCGGACAAGGACGTCGCCGCCCTGCCCGCCTGGACGGTGACCCATCTGCACGGCGCCCGGACCGGCGGTGGCAACGACGGCTGGGCGGACAACGCCGTCGGCCACGGCGACGCGCAGCTGTCGGAGTATCCGAACGACCACCAGGCGGTGCAGTGGTGGTATCACGACCACGCCATGAACATCACGCGGTGGAACGTGATGACGGGCCTGTACGGCACCTACCTCCTCCGTGACGACGAGGAGGACGCCCTTCATCTGCCGTCCGGGAAGCGGGAGATACCGCTGCTGCTCGCCGACCGCAACCTCGACACCGACGAGGACGGCCGTCTCAACGGGCGGCTGCTGCACAAGACGGTGATCGTCCAGCAGAGCAACCCGGAGACCGGAAAGCCGGTCTCCGTCCCCTTCACCGGTCCGTACACCACGGTCAACGGCCGCATCTGGCCGTACGCCGAGGTGGACGCCGCCTGGTACCGCTTCCGCCTGGTCAACGCCTCGAACGCACGCATCTTCCAGCTCGTGCTGATCGACGAGGACGGCAGTCCGGTGCCGGGTGCCGTGCACCAGATCGGCAGCGACGGCGGACTGCTGCCGCGCCCGGTGCCGGTCGACTTCGACGGGGACCTGCCCACGCTGACCGCCGCGCCGGCCGAGCGCTTCGACCTGCTGGTCGACTTCCGTGCCCTGGCGGGCCGCACCCTGCGGCTGGTGAACAAGGGTCCTCACCAGCCGGCGGGCGTGCCGGACCCGGCCGGAGACGTGCGCTACCCGGCCGTCCTGGAGTTCCGGGTCGGCGAGAGGTGCGAGGAGGACACCTTTGAACTGCCCGAGGTGCTCTCCGGCTCCTTCCGCCGCCTCACCCACGACCTGCCGCACGGTCACCGCATGGTGCTGCTCACCCCGCCCGCCACCAAGGGCGCCGGCGGCCACCCGGAGATCTGGGAGCTGACCGAGGTCGAGGACCCGAGCGGCCTGCAGCTCCCGGCCGACGGCATCGTGCAGGTCACCGGTCCCGACGGCACCACGAAGACATACCGGCGCACCTCCCGGGCGTTCAACGACGGCCTCGGCTTCACCATCGCCGAGGGCGGCTACGAACAGTGGAGCTTCCTCAACCTCGCGCCCATCGTCCACCCCATGCACATCCACCTGGCCGACTTCCAGCTGCTCGGCCGGGACGCCTACGACGTCTCGGGCTTCGACCCGGCCGTCGGCGGCACCCGTACACCTTTGCAGTACGACGCCGGCCGGACGATCCCACTCGCACCCAACGAGCGGGGCAGCAAGGACGTCTTCCGGGTGCCGGGCAGCCAGATGCTGCGGGTCATGGGCCGCTTCGACGGGGCGTACGGTCGGTTCATGTACCACTGTCATCTGCTGGAGCACGAGGACATGGGCATGATGCGGCCCTTCGTCGTCATGCCGGCCGAGGCCATGAAATTCGACCACGGCGCCGGACACGCCGGGCACGGCGGCCATGGCGAGGGGCACATGGGCTGA
- a CDS encoding LysR family transcriptional regulator, with amino-acid sequence MDPHLLRTFVTVARLASFSEAARELGYTQSAVSQHIAALEQDLGAPLLTRRPVVPTAAGDRLLEHAAPLLLRLDAARADVVRMTAAPQHGLTLATTPTALGAGVLAALPQAGATLRVLTREEIPAAVATGTADLGLVDGLAAPSDPLRLPDVAPLTTHGVAEEPVSVLLPEGHPLAARTGLRLADLTDARWLDAPDAALPLEHLRAATGGGAFRSALRYEGTDLHTLTALAAAGHGLTLLPRRAATAVPGTAAVPLTAPRVVHRTELVHGGRPGGAAAEVVRRLVGSGA; translated from the coding sequence ATGGACCCGCATCTGCTGCGCACCTTCGTCACCGTGGCGCGCCTCGCCTCCTTCTCGGAGGCCGCCCGCGAGTTGGGCTACACCCAGTCCGCCGTCTCCCAGCACATCGCCGCGCTCGAACAGGACCTGGGCGCGCCCCTGCTGACCCGGCGGCCGGTCGTGCCCACCGCGGCCGGTGACCGGTTGCTGGAGCACGCGGCCCCGCTGCTGCTGCGCCTGGACGCGGCCCGCGCCGACGTCGTCCGTATGACCGCCGCACCCCAGCACGGCCTGACCCTCGCCACCACCCCGACGGCACTCGGCGCAGGCGTCCTCGCCGCCCTCCCGCAGGCCGGCGCCACCCTGCGTGTGCTCACCCGCGAGGAGATCCCGGCCGCCGTCGCCACCGGCACCGCCGACCTCGGTCTCGTCGACGGGCTGGCCGCGCCGAGCGATCCGCTGCGCCTGCCCGACGTGGCGCCGCTGACCACGCACGGCGTCGCCGAGGAACCGGTGAGCGTCCTGTTGCCCGAAGGGCACCCCCTCGCCGCCAGGACCGGCCTGCGCCTCGCCGACCTCACCGACGCCCGCTGGCTCGACGCGCCCGACGCGGCGCTCCCGCTGGAACACCTGCGCGCCGCGACCGGCGGCGGCGCCTTCCGCTCCGCCCTGCGCTACGAGGGCACCGATCTGCACACCCTCACCGCCCTCGCCGCCGCCGGACACGGCCTCACCCTGCTGCCCCGGCGCGCCGCCACGGCCGTACCCGGCACGGCCGCCGTACCGCTCACCGCACCCCGGGTCGTCCACCGCACGGAACTCGTCCACGGCGGCCGTCCCGGGGGAGCGGCGGCGGAGGTGGTGCGGAGGTTGGTGGGCTCCGGAGCATGA
- a CDS encoding PDZ domain-containing protein, with translation MEQTALRPKPMPGQDRRETGTPGPAHRPHAAPRRGRRLRTVLLGLFTGTVLVLSGVGIGTVGATVIGMSRLAELQRQAPSAAPPAKATPTTPAGTPGSAPAHLPGATLGIEAVDADKVGALVVGVHVPGPGYAAGLVRGDNVLQFGSARVDSAADLARAVDRTRPGKPVLLTVRHSGGGYQQLAVVPGVVT, from the coding sequence ATGGAACAGACTGCGTTGCGTCCCAAGCCGATGCCCGGCCAGGACCGGCGAGAGACCGGCACCCCCGGCCCCGCCCACCGCCCGCATGCCGCGCCCCGGCGCGGACGGCGGCTGCGGACCGTGCTGTTGGGCCTGTTCACCGGCACCGTGCTGGTGCTGTCCGGCGTGGGCATCGGCACCGTCGGTGCCACGGTGATCGGTATGAGCAGGCTCGCCGAGCTGCAACGCCAGGCTCCGTCGGCCGCGCCGCCGGCCAAGGCCACCCCCACCACCCCCGCCGGCACCCCCGGCTCCGCCCCGGCCCACCTGCCCGGGGCGACCCTGGGCATCGAGGCCGTCGACGCCGACAAGGTGGGTGCGCTGGTCGTGGGCGTGCATGTGCCCGGACCCGGCTATGCGGCCGGTCTGGTCCGCGGGGACAACGTGCTGCAGTTCGGCTCCGCCCGCGTCGACTCCGCAGCCGACCTCGCCCGGGCGGTGGACCGTACCCGGCCCGGAAAGCCGGTGCTCCTCACCGTGCGTCACAGCGGCGGGGGCTACCAGCAGTTGGCGGTCGTACCCGGCGTGGTGACCTGA
- a CDS encoding aminopeptidase P family protein has protein sequence MTGSTPAPFTAADYRARMERAARSAADAGLAGLLVAPGPDMVWLTGYTPIAVTERLTVLVLTPGHEPVLVVPTLEAPDAEHATGASALTLRDWTDGKDPYAVTAALLDGRGRFGISDNTWAMHLLGFQRTLPDTSYAALTDALPMLRAVKDAAELELLAAAGAAADATFEEIRKVPFAGRRESDVGHDLADLLRRFGHSQVDFTIVGSGPNGANPHHEVGDRVIQHGDMVVLDFGGLKDGYGSDTTRTVHVGEPGDEERRVHDIVREAQEAGYQAVRPGVACQEIDRAARAVITDAGYGAHFIHRTGHGIGVTTHEPPYMIEGEEQPLVPGMCFSVEPGIYLPGRFGVRIEDIVTVTEDGGRRLNNTTREMVIVD, from the coding sequence ATGACCGGTAGTACGCCCGCGCCCTTCACCGCCGCCGACTACAGGGCCCGCATGGAGCGTGCCGCCCGCTCCGCGGCCGACGCCGGCCTCGCGGGGCTGCTCGTGGCCCCGGGACCGGACATGGTCTGGCTCACCGGCTACACGCCCATCGCCGTCACCGAACGGCTCACCGTGCTGGTCCTCACCCCCGGCCACGAACCCGTGCTCGTCGTGCCGACTCTGGAGGCCCCGGACGCCGAGCACGCGACCGGCGCGTCCGCGCTCACCCTGCGCGACTGGACCGACGGCAAGGACCCCTACGCCGTCACCGCCGCCCTCCTCGACGGCCGCGGCCGGTTCGGCATCAGCGACAACACCTGGGCCATGCACCTGCTGGGCTTCCAGCGGACCCTGCCCGACACCTCCTACGCCGCTCTCACCGACGCCCTCCCCATGCTGCGCGCCGTCAAGGACGCGGCGGAACTGGAACTCCTCGCAGCGGCCGGAGCCGCTGCCGACGCAACGTTCGAGGAGATCCGGAAGGTTCCCTTCGCCGGCCGCCGCGAGTCCGACGTCGGTCACGACCTCGCGGACCTGCTGCGCCGCTTCGGCCACTCCCAGGTCGACTTCACCATCGTCGGCTCGGGTCCCAACGGCGCCAATCCGCACCATGAGGTCGGCGACCGCGTCATCCAGCACGGCGACATGGTGGTCCTGGACTTCGGAGGCCTGAAGGACGGCTACGGCTCCGACACCACCCGCACGGTCCACGTGGGCGAGCCGGGCGACGAGGAGCGCCGGGTGCACGACATCGTGCGCGAGGCCCAGGAGGCGGGCTATCAGGCCGTACGGCCCGGCGTGGCCTGCCAGGAGATCGACCGCGCCGCCCGCGCGGTGATCACCGACGCCGGATACGGTGCGCACTTCATCCACCGCACCGGGCACGGCATCGGTGTCACCACGCACGAGCCGCCGTACATGATCGAGGGCGAGGAACAGCCCCTCGTGCCCGGGATGTGTTTCTCCGTCGAGCCCGGTATCTATCTGCCCGGCCGCTTCGGGGTGCGCATCGAGGACATCGTCACGGTGACCGAGGACGGGGGCCGCCGCCTCAACAACACCACGCGCGAGATGGTCATAGTGGACTGA
- a CDS encoding aminoglycoside phosphotransferase family protein encodes MTQAPTPTADTVRRLVRSLLKEGGDGTAGPDVRPVTEGGEHSTWWVGTRHVLRLAPDREATVRQRRELRLRDLVRPHLPVAVAASVAHGEWAPGLGYTLDTAIPGGSAEEHDVSAVGEADLAGLLTGLRAVPVRQVEALGVPRTAPRSLEALRRMAVHAAERLAADDEFDAARLHQLTPPGAAQLAAQSGTAVLVHHDLKGEHLVVSADGRVRGVLDWTDAALGDPAEDISGLVLAVGSGAAVRAATLAGYGPRPCLRGLWLARCDTVVRLADRLEGRDDSPLPLLRTQLERAWEPILLERVTDFKEDEQES; translated from the coding sequence ATGACCCAGGCACCGACACCCACCGCGGACACCGTCCGCAGGCTGGTCCGTTCGCTGCTCAAGGAGGGCGGCGACGGCACCGCGGGACCCGATGTGCGACCGGTGACGGAGGGCGGCGAGCACTCCACGTGGTGGGTCGGCACCCGCCATGTGCTGCGGCTCGCCCCCGACCGCGAGGCCACCGTGCGCCAGCGTCGCGAACTGCGCCTGCGCGACCTGGTACGGCCGCACCTCCCCGTCGCCGTCGCGGCCAGTGTGGCGCACGGCGAGTGGGCACCGGGCCTCGGCTACACGCTCGACACCGCGATCCCCGGAGGCAGCGCCGAGGAACACGACGTCTCGGCCGTCGGCGAGGCCGACCTCGCCGGACTGCTCACCGGGCTGCGCGCCGTACCCGTACGGCAGGTCGAGGCGCTCGGCGTGCCGCGTACCGCCCCGCGCTCCCTCGAGGCGCTGCGTCGCATGGCCGTACACGCGGCCGAACGCCTCGCCGCCGACGACGAGTTCGACGCCGCCCGGCTGCACCAGCTCACCCCGCCCGGCGCGGCCCAGCTCGCCGCGCAGTCCGGCACCGCCGTCCTCGTCCACCACGACCTCAAGGGCGAGCATCTGGTGGTCAGCGCAGACGGCAGGGTGCGCGGCGTCCTCGACTGGACCGACGCGGCCCTCGGGGACCCCGCCGAGGACATCTCCGGACTCGTCCTCGCAGTCGGGTCCGGCGCGGCGGTCCGCGCGGCCACGCTCGCCGGCTACGGCCCCCGCCCCTGCCTGCGTGGCCTGTGGCTGGCCCGCTGCGACACCGTCGTCCGCCTCGCCGACCGCCTGGAGGGCCGCGACGACAGCCCCCTGCCCCTCCTGCGCACCCAGCTGGAGCGTGCCTGGGAGCCGATCCTGCTGGAGCGCGTGACGGACTTCAAGGAGGACGAGCAGGAGTCCTAG
- the treZ gene encoding malto-oligosyltrehalose trehalohydrolase gives MQFEVWAPQADRVTLHCEGAARALARDPERAGWWTGEAEAGDGARYGFALDDGPVRPDPRSRRQPDGPDGLSAVVDHGRHAWRTGWAGRGLPGAVLYELHVGTYTPEGTLDAAAARLEHLVELGVTHVELMPLCPFPGRHGWGYEGVSPWAVHEPYGGPEALKRFVDRAHELGLGVVLDVVHNHLGPSGNHLPAFGPYFTETHHTPWGAAVNLDAPGSDEVRAYFLGSALAWLRDYRIDGLRLDAVHALYDTRACHFLEELSAAVDGLAGELGRPLFLIAESDLNDPRIIAPRAEHGLGLHAQWNDDFHHALHTALTGESQGYYGDFAEAPFAALAKTLTGGYFHDGTYSGFRGRHHGRPLDRARVAGHRLLGYSQTHDQVGNRAQGDRLAAHLSPGLLACAATLTLTSPFTPMLFMGEEWAAGTPWQFFTDHTDPELAEAVRRGRRREFAAHGWAEEDVPDPQDPATRDRSVLDWSEPEREPHARVLAWYRRLIALRHEQPDLTDPDLADTRVAYDAESRWLAFRRGDVRVAVNLGKEPAAIPLGTRPALVLAAWDPVDPPGPDGLLHVPGESCVILSQP, from the coding sequence GTGCAGTTCGAGGTGTGGGCACCGCAGGCAGACCGAGTGACGCTCCATTGCGAGGGCGCCGCGCGCGCGTTGGCGCGCGATCCCGAGCGCGCGGGCTGGTGGACGGGGGAGGCGGAGGCCGGGGACGGCGCCCGGTACGGCTTCGCGCTGGACGACGGTCCCGTGCGGCCCGACCCGCGCTCGCGCCGCCAGCCGGACGGCCCGGACGGGCTGAGCGCCGTCGTGGACCACGGGCGCCACGCGTGGCGTACGGGGTGGGCGGGGCGGGGGCTGCCGGGTGCCGTGCTGTACGAGCTGCACGTGGGCACGTACACCCCCGAGGGCACTCTGGACGCGGCGGCCGCCCGGCTGGAGCACCTGGTGGAACTGGGTGTCACACACGTGGAGTTGATGCCCCTGTGTCCGTTCCCGGGGCGGCACGGGTGGGGTTACGAGGGGGTGTCGCCGTGGGCGGTGCACGAGCCGTACGGCGGTCCGGAGGCGCTGAAACGCTTCGTTGACCGCGCGCACGAACTGGGTCTCGGTGTCGTCCTGGACGTCGTGCACAACCACTTGGGCCCGTCCGGCAATCATCTGCCCGCCTTCGGGCCGTACTTCACCGAGACGCACCACACGCCGTGGGGTGCGGCGGTGAACCTGGACGCACCCGGCTCGGACGAGGTGCGCGCCTACTTCCTCGGCAGCGCACTGGCATGGCTGCGGGACTACCGGATCGACGGGCTGCGGCTGGACGCGGTGCACGCCCTGTACGACACGCGCGCGTGCCACTTCCTGGAGGAGCTGTCGGCGGCCGTGGACGGCCTGGCCGGGGAGCTGGGCCGGCCGCTGTTCCTGATCGCCGAGTCGGACCTGAACGACCCGCGGATCATCGCCCCGCGCGCGGAGCACGGCCTCGGGCTGCACGCGCAGTGGAACGACGACTTCCACCACGCCCTGCACACCGCGCTGACCGGCGAGTCGCAGGGCTACTACGGGGACTTCGCCGAGGCTCCCTTCGCCGCCCTCGCCAAGACACTGACCGGCGGCTACTTCCACGACGGCACGTACTCCGGCTTCCGGGGCCGGCATCACGGCCGGCCACTGGACCGGGCGCGGGTGGCCGGACACCGGCTGCTCGGCTACAGCCAGACCCATGACCAGGTCGGCAACCGCGCCCAGGGCGACCGGCTCGCCGCCCATCTCTCCCCCGGGCTGCTGGCCTGCGCTGCGACGCTCACGCTGACCTCGCCGTTCACGCCGATGCTGTTCATGGGTGAGGAGTGGGCCGCGGGCACGCCCTGGCAGTTCTTCACCGACCACACGGATCCGGAGCTGGCCGAGGCGGTACGGCGCGGCCGACGGCGGGAGTTCGCGGCGCACGGCTGGGCCGAGGAGGACGTACCGGACCCGCAGGACCCGGCGACGCGGGACCGCTCCGTCCTGGACTGGTCGGAACCGGAACGCGAGCCCCACGCGCGCGTGCTCGCCTGGTACCGGCGGCTGATCGCGCTCCGGCACGAGCAGCCGGACCTCACCGACCCCGACCTGGCCGACACACGGGTGGCGTACGACGCGGAATCCCGCTGGCTCGCCTTCCGGCGCGGTGACGTACGCGTGGCGGTGAACCTCGGCAAGGAACCGGCGGCGATTCCCCTGGGCACCCGCCCCGCCCTGGTCCTCGCGGCCTGGGACCCGGTCGACCCCCCGGGCCCCGACGGCCTCCTCCACGTCCCCGGAGAGTCGTGCGTGATCCTCAGCCAGCCCTGA
- a CDS encoding FHA domain-containing protein, with the protein MTSSFEFSTYPARLSDAERDKALQVLRDGVAMGRLSHDTFVRRMELALAARHSDELAALVADLPRENRFSRAVLGTVEAVSGFTVRLRRAWQAERLPKLLLPSPAHTHPLRIGRDPANGLRLNHETVSRVHAELSHQGGIWVLRDLGSTNGTTVNGRRVIGSVVVREGDQIAFGRMAFRLAAS; encoded by the coding sequence GTGACGTCGTCTTTCGAGTTCTCCACCTACCCCGCGCGGCTGTCCGACGCGGAGCGTGACAAGGCGCTGCAGGTGCTGCGGGACGGCGTCGCAATGGGCCGGCTCTCGCACGACACGTTCGTGCGCCGCATGGAGCTGGCGCTGGCCGCCCGCCACAGCGACGAACTGGCCGCCCTCGTCGCCGACCTGCCCCGCGAGAACCGTTTCTCCCGTGCGGTCCTCGGCACCGTGGAGGCCGTCTCCGGATTCACCGTACGACTGCGCCGGGCCTGGCAGGCCGAGCGGCTGCCCAAGCTGCTGCTGCCGAGCCCCGCGCACACCCACCCGCTGCGCATCGGCCGCGACCCGGCCAACGGGCTGCGCCTGAACCACGAGACCGTCTCCCGTGTGCACGCCGAACTGAGCCACCAGGGCGGCATATGGGTCCTGCGGGACCTCGGCTCCACCAACGGCACCACGGTCAACGGCCGTCGCGTGATCGGCTCGGTCGTCGTCCGAGAGGGCGACCAGATAGCCTTCGGCCGGATGGCGTTCCGGCTCGCCGCGAGCTGA
- a CDS encoding subtilase-type protease inhibitor, whose product MTYLTRVTTAAGALLACAGLFAAAPAQAAPRASFPLSDNWLYLTVVRGETAQSGDRHGTLLLCDPVPLGYARAAEACGELAAANGDIARIPQKKVFCQMIYAPVTVHAHGQWNGQPVDYQKTYSNKCTMEAQTGAVFATEH is encoded by the coding sequence ATGACGTACCTCACCCGAGTGACCACGGCCGCCGGTGCCCTGCTGGCCTGTGCCGGCCTCTTCGCCGCGGCCCCGGCCCAGGCGGCACCACGCGCGAGCTTCCCCCTCTCCGACAACTGGCTCTATCTCACCGTCGTCCGCGGTGAGACCGCCCAGTCCGGCGACAGGCACGGCACGCTGCTGCTGTGCGACCCGGTGCCCCTGGGATACGCGCGCGCGGCCGAGGCCTGCGGCGAACTCGCGGCCGCGAACGGCGACATCGCGCGGATCCCGCAGAAGAAGGTCTTCTGCCAGATGATCTACGCCCCCGTGACCGTCCACGCGCACGGGCAGTGGAACGGCCAGCCGGTCGACTACCAGAAGACCTACTCCAACAAGTGCACGATGGAGGCACAGACGGGAGCGGTGTTCGCCACGGAACACTGA